Proteins encoded within one genomic window of Triticum aestivum cultivar Chinese Spring chromosome 2D, IWGSC CS RefSeq v2.1, whole genome shotgun sequence:
- the LOC123049067 gene encoding queuosine salvage protein has protein sequence MEAVRASAAWVASRSSHVKVDMLEIEKAVDKIQGNVPKVEWDFEGIHYFDNGPLTVQYLFVLDALNFCFWPDKDLTYDNLASGLKLALEKDKSALDADRLKNYTGPQLRELLNWPRPLPIEEERVRLLHEVGLELERSFGGEAANLVKSAGNSAASLIELITRHFPGFRDHSLYKGHQVFLYKRAQIFVADLWGAFKGENYGEFYDIKSITIFADYIVPAVLRELGILKYESNLCCSIDSNSEIVPGSEEEVEIRACSVHAVEKMRELINKKFGKQLLSIDIDLWLWSVGVQNMALSHHRTLSIYY, from the exons atggaggccgtgCGCGCGTCGGCGGCCTGGGTGGCCAGCCGCTCCTCCCACGTCAAGGTCGACATGCTAG AGATCGAGAAGGCGGTGGACAAAATTCAGGGGAACGTTCCAAAAGTTGAGTGGGATTTCGAAGGAATCCATTACTTTGACAATGGGCCGCTCACTGTGCAGTACCTCTTCGTCTTGGATGCACTGAACTTTTGCTTCTGGCCAG ACAAGGACTTGACCTATGACAATTTGGCTTCTGGACTTAAGTTAGCATTAGAGAAAGATAAGTCAGCACTTGATGCAGACCGTCTGAAGAATTATACTG GACCACAACTTCGAGAACTGCTGAATTGGCCACGCCCACTTCCAATTGAGGAGGAAAGAGTCCGCCTTCTTCATGAG GTTGGTCTGGAGCTTGAAAGAAGCTTTGGTGGCGAGGCTGCTAATCTTGTGAAGTCTGCTGGAAACTCTGCTGCATCTCTGATTGAACTGATTACCCGTCATTTTCCTG GCTTTCGAGACCACTCACTTTACAAGGGACACCAGGTTTTCCTGTACAAGCGAGCCCAGATATTCGTTGCTGATTTGTGGGGTGCTTTCAAGGGGGAAAACTACGGAGAGTTCTACGACATCAAGTCCATCACCATCTTTGCCGACTATATTGTCCCTGCTGTGCTGAGGGAGCTAGGCATCCTGAAATACGAGTCTAACCTATGTTGCTCCATCGACTCGAACAGCGAGATTGTGCCCGGAAGCGAAGAGGAAGTGGAGATTCGTGCTTGTTCTGTTCATGCCGTTGAAAAAATGAGGGAACTCATCAACAAAAAGTTTGGGAAGCAG CTTCTGAGCATTGACATTGACCTCTGGCTCTGGTCGGTAGGCGTTCAGAACATGGCGCTGTCTCATCACCGCACCCTCTCCATTTACTACTGA